A genomic segment from Amphiura filiformis chromosome 10, Afil_fr2py, whole genome shotgun sequence encodes:
- the LOC140161861 gene encoding uncharacterized protein has product MDVFTQLGDAVGDLYSTSYTSEHSLHSPDLSIYAASPQSIFMYEHDNEPIPLTKSSTESINVRGASGNHGNPLFDTPWSEEMTDLGCSLGNSFMSESSLCGSSLNDSVKDVWDFAAYDDVSSPLQHPDDDFLHSPTLAELNMEDSTQTYDVLHGGAVRQSAFTQHQPLHHQKTKPVLIKQTSHRHRTHDTASSLRKVHASGISHDRYSSLFTMSKSHPTPLNSHQQHQPSSLSPQSHSLQTLVKTECTTARKTNSTKSSSLPSSSSNCLSFSNLLGRRTRTFTSSPSNQKINTRLWVDRKWEEIKSFIHQEKMAIKVKQEQEESEDEAVSSPTKLTFKRHAHGYTVKNEKIDLSRSHHTDDGFDSHDEGLGSEQDMEEGSDDEGGDDIGTILEEDESDASDAEDEETGMSASSIPAPAGKYKSRRSEYDDMTPNPRKLLHIGNELRKLNKIISDMAPVSELTGSARNRCRKEKNKLAHRACRLKKKAQHEANKIKLSGLEDEHTRLMFVLTAIKKDMVQQVQKEDTKSSCTLNQKLDNLIKTNLGQMVAEHTNEYVNLVMERTAREKSDPKPKGS; this is encoded by the exons ATGGATGTCTTCACCCAGCTGGGCGATGCAGTTGGTGACCTCTATTCAACCAGTTACACCAGCGAACACTCACTCCACTCTCCTGATCTAAGCATCTATGCCGCCAGTCCGCAATCCATATTCATGTACGAACACGACAACGAGCCAATACCGCTCACCAAATCATCAACAGAGAGCATCAACGTGAGGGGGGCAagcggtaaccatggtaacccttTGTTTGATACACCGTGGTCGGAAGAAATGACAGATTTGGGATGTAGTCTCGGCAACAGTTTTATGAGTGAAAGCTCCCTCTGCGGGAGCTCATTAAATGACAGTGTAAAAGATGTGTGGGATTTCGCAGCGTACGACGACGTGTCGAGCCCGTTGCAACATCCAGACGATGACTTTCTGCATTCCCCGACTTTAGCCGAGTTGAACATGGAAGATAGTACACAAACATATGACGTGCTGCACGGTGGCGCTGTTCGTCAGAGTGCGTTCACACAGCATCAGCCATTACATCATCAGAAAACAAAACCCGTCCTTATAAAGCAAACCAGCCACAGACACAGAACACACGACACAGCGTCTTCACTTAGAAAAGTGCACGCTAGTGGCATCAGTCATGACCGGTATTCCAGTCTCTTCACCATGTCCAAATCGCACCCAACACCGCTAAACTCACACCAGCAACACCAACCATCATCTCTAAGCCCACAATCACATTCATTGCAGACTCTAGTCAAGACGGAGTGTACAACGGCCAGGAAGACTAACTCGACTAAATCGTCATCTCTCCCCTCGTCCTCTTCAAACTGTCTTAGCTTCAGTAATTTGCTGGGGAGAAGAACGAGAACATTCACATCATCGCCAAGCAACCAAAAGATCAACACAAGATTGTGG GTGGACAGGAAATGGGAGGAAATCAAAAGTTTTATCCATCAGGAGAAGATGGCTATCAAAGTAAAGCAGGAGCAGGAGGAATCGGAGGATGAAGCGGTGTCGTCACCAACCAAACTGACCTTCAAGAGACATGCACATGGTTACACAGTTAAG AATGAGAAAATCGATTTGAGTAGAAGTCACCATACAGAtgatgggttcgattcccatgacGAGGGTCTGGGAAGCGAACAAGATATGGAAGAAGGAAGTGATGACGAAGGAGGAGATGACATTGGCACCATTCTGGAGGAAGATGAGAGTGATGCTTCAGATGCAGAGGATGAAGAGACAG GTATGTCAGCAAGTTCCATACCAGCACCAGCAGGCAAATATAAATCAAGGCGTAGTGAATACGACGACATGACCCCCAACCCTCGCAAGTTACTACACATCGGTAACGAGTTACGTAAGCTGAATAAGATCATTAGCGACATGGCACCAGTGAGCGAGTTAACGGGGAGTGCGAGAAATCGATGCAGGAAAGAAAAGAATAAGC ttgctcaCAGAGCTTGTCGTCTGAAAAAGAAAGCCCAACATGAAGCCAATAAAATCAAGCTGAGTGGCTTGGAAGATGAACACA CTCGTTTGATGTTTGTACTGACTGCTATTAAGAAGGATATGGTGCAACAAGTACAGAAAGAAGATACAAAGTCTAGCTGTACCCTCAACCAGAAGCTGGATAATCTCATTAAGACCAATCTGG GTCAAATGGTGGCAGAGCATACCAACGAGTATGTCAACTTGGTCATGGAAAGGACAGCTCGTGAGAAATCTGACCCCAAACCAAAAGGATCCTAG